The genomic stretch CTACAAAAAGAATTCGGTGAAGTATATCATCAGGTGTAATTAAGTCAAGCCCAATATTTTAATGGGTTTACCGGCTTTCCGGTAACGGTTTTGGTGCTTGAAACAGATCATGTTTTGGTTAGGAGTTTATTGATCCGGCTATAGAAATTGCGTTCGGGATTTAATCTAACTTATTGATTTTATTATGGAAACCAGAGGTATTGAAGGCGGGGATGGGGAGATGGCGCTAAAGTTTCAGCCAGTCCGCTGGACAGAGAGCCTTGCAAAAACCAGTCAAGAAAATCTGTTTTCTCTTTTTGTTCAATGAGTTTAGGCCTGCCTGTGACCCCAATTTTTTTTGCCAGTAATTCGATTGTTTTCTCGAGTCCGCCCACTTCATCAATTAATTTGAGTTTTAATGCCTGTTGTCCGGTCATAATCCTCCCGTCAGCGATCTTATGGATTTCTGAAGGAGGCATGTTCCGACCTTTGGCAATGGCCTGAACAAATTGCTCATGAACATCGTCCACAACATCCTGTAAAAGCTTTTGTTCTTCAGGTGTCATGGACCGCAGGGGAGATCCCACATCTTTGAATTTACCACTTTTAATGACTTTTGGTTTAACACCTACTTTTTTTGTTAATTCCTCAATATTATTGAAAGCCATAACGGCAGAGATGCTACCCGTCAAGGTCCCGGGGTTGGCCAATATGTAGTCAGCCGCGCAGGCGATATAATATCCTCCTGAAGCGGCCACGGTTCCCATTGAAGCATAAACTGTTTTGCTA from Nitrospinota bacterium encodes the following:
- the sppA gene encoding signal peptide peptidase SppA, producing MQATNQNMPQRSFFRSFMRFVLGLFAVMVLIAVGSALLPDRWKSTSGEIAVVNVQGLLMDSRDIVNQLSDYRHNSQVRGVILRIDSPGGAVAPAQEIYNEIMKLRANSKTVYASMGTVAASGGYYIACAADYILANPGTLTGSISAVMAFNNIEELTKKVGVKPKVIKSGKFKDVGSPLRSMTPEEQKLLQDVVDDVHEQFVQAIAKGRNMPPSEIHKIADGRIMTGQQALKLKLIDEVGGLEKTIELLAKKIGVTGRPKLIEQKEKTDFLDWFLQGSLSSGLAETLAPSPHPRLQYLWFP